One stretch of Desulfosoma sp. DNA includes these proteins:
- a CDS encoding response regulator transcription factor yields MARGKVLIIEDDKDILNLVAWHLKAADYEVLKAEDGVSGLERATQEKPDLIVLDLMLPGMDGLEVCKALKRHQDTASIPIIILTARGEEADRILGLEMGGDDYVVKPFSPRELVLRVQAVMRRVSPAESGENLLSAEGLVVDPQAHRVWIDRKEVTLTATEFKLLLELMSNKGRVLSRDRLLDRVWGYHFEGYARTVDTHIRRLRQKLEGYAGFVETIRGVGYRFRDRSGS; encoded by the coding sequence GTGGCACGAGGAAAGGTCCTTATCATCGAGGATGACAAAGACATCTTGAACCTGGTGGCTTGGCATCTCAAAGCTGCCGACTATGAGGTTCTCAAAGCCGAAGACGGGGTCTCGGGTTTGGAGAGAGCCACACAAGAAAAGCCCGATTTGATCGTTCTGGATCTAATGCTTCCAGGCATGGATGGTCTCGAAGTCTGCAAGGCTCTGAAACGGCATCAAGACACGGCATCCATTCCCATCATCATCTTGACGGCTCGAGGCGAAGAAGCCGACCGTATTTTGGGTTTGGAAATGGGCGGGGATGATTATGTGGTCAAGCCGTTTAGTCCAAGGGAACTGGTCCTTAGGGTTCAGGCGGTTATGCGCCGTGTCTCCCCCGCTGAATCCGGAGAAAATCTGCTTTCTGCGGAAGGATTGGTCGTGGACCCTCAGGCGCATCGTGTGTGGATCGATCGTAAGGAAGTGACCCTGACGGCCACGGAATTCAAGCTCCTGTTGGAATTGATGTCCAATAAGGGCCGCGTCTTGTCTCGAGATCGGCTTTTAGATCGCGTGTGGGGTTATCATTTCGAAGGCTATGCTCGAACGGTGGATACACATATTCGCCGGCTTCGTCAAAAACTGGAAGGATACGCCGGTTTTGTAGAAACGATTCGGGGTGTGGGCTACCGGTTTCGAGACCGGAGTGGTTCATGA
- the pstC gene encoding phosphate ABC transporter permease subunit PstC produces the protein MSSLVVFCVLLLSATAYALGRRRALRLVGGETHARQLASRPHYYGVYLAMWCALPALLIFFLWILLEPVLLEQWVLRHLPDSYQGLSSDRLSLVLNDIRNLAQGGIVSGQADSAIQAAAEQYKRLQTLARTALWTAVLTFAGLGVQMGYRKISVSFRARNQVEKVLRVFLILASTIAVLTTVGIIFSVLFEAMRFFRLVPWWEFLLGLKWSPQMAIRADQVGASGAFGMIPVFTGTLLIAAIAMAVAVPLGLLSAVYLSEYAPKKARAIVKPILEILAGIPTVVYGFFAALTVGPSIRRVGESLGLSVASESALAAGLVMGIMIVPFISSLSDDVITAVPNDLRDGSLALGATRSETVKKVVLPAALPGIVGGVLLGMSRAVGETMIVVMAAGLAANLTLNPLSAVTTVTVQIVTLLVGDQEFDSPKTLAAFALGLVLFVVTLILNIIALYVVRKYREQYE, from the coding sequence ATGTCTAGTTTGGTTGTCTTCTGTGTTCTACTTTTGAGTGCTACGGCGTACGCCCTGGGCCGTCGCCGTGCGCTTCGTCTCGTCGGCGGCGAAACTCATGCCAGACAGCTTGCCTCCAGGCCCCACTACTACGGCGTTTATCTGGCCATGTGGTGCGCTCTCCCCGCTCTGCTGATCTTCTTCCTTTGGATCTTGCTGGAACCTGTGCTGCTGGAACAGTGGGTCCTACGTCACCTTCCTGATTCTTACCAAGGGCTTTCTTCGGATCGTTTGAGTCTTGTGCTCAATGACATCAGAAATTTGGCCCAGGGGGGCATTGTTTCCGGGCAGGCCGACTCTGCCATTCAGGCGGCCGCGGAGCAGTATAAGAGGCTGCAGACTTTGGCGAGGACGGCCCTATGGACGGCTGTCCTGACCTTTGCGGGTCTTGGCGTCCAGATGGGGTATAGAAAAATCTCGGTTTCTTTTCGAGCGCGAAACCAAGTGGAAAAGGTTCTGCGTGTCTTTCTGATCTTGGCGTCTACCATCGCTGTTTTGACCACCGTGGGCATCATTTTTTCTGTTCTTTTTGAAGCCATGAGGTTTTTTCGTCTGGTGCCGTGGTGGGAATTTCTGTTGGGTCTTAAATGGAGCCCTCAGATGGCGATCCGCGCCGACCAGGTGGGAGCTTCCGGGGCTTTCGGCATGATCCCCGTCTTTACGGGAACCCTTCTCATTGCCGCCATTGCCATGGCCGTTGCCGTCCCTTTAGGGCTTCTTTCGGCTGTTTACCTCAGTGAATACGCCCCGAAAAAGGCGCGCGCCATTGTCAAGCCCATTTTGGAAATTTTGGCGGGGATTCCCACCGTGGTTTATGGCTTTTTCGCCGCCTTAACCGTTGGGCCTTCCATTCGGCGAGTCGGCGAAAGTCTAGGGCTTTCGGTGGCGTCGGAAAGTGCTCTGGCAGCGGGCTTGGTCATGGGGATCATGATTGTTCCTTTTATCTCCTCCTTGTCCGACGATGTGATCACAGCTGTCCCCAATGATCTTCGTGACGGGTCATTAGCTCTGGGGGCCACCCGTTCTGAAACCGTCAAGAAAGTGGTTCTTCCGGCGGCTTTGCCGGGCATTGTGGGAGGTGTGTTGCTGGGAATGTCCCGCGCCGTCGGCGAAACGATGATCGTCGTCATGGCGGCGGGCTTAGCCGCCAACCTGACCCTGAACCCTCTTTCGGCCGTGACGACGGTGACCGTGCAGATTGTCACCTTGCTTGTGGGGGATCAGGAATTCGACAGTCCCAAGACGCTGGCAGCCTTTGCCTTGGGCTTGGTTCTTTTTGTGGTGACCTTAATCCTCAACATCATCGCCTTGTACGTGGTTCGTAAGTATCGGGAGCAATATGAATAA
- the pstA gene encoding phosphate ABC transporter permease PstA, which translates to MNKQVTLPSSESVSTSSRTVKMVQAGLAKRYRAEKRFRTLGAAAVLCALAFLAFMFLDILSKGYTAFQRTVVLLDIYVDPDEVHVGNLDRADYQGLVKRSLEKLFPEVEGRQQKRELFSLVSTGAGTVVREKVLEDTSVIGKTLSLWVPASADVDMVVKGHVDRRLPESERRLGDRSLQWLQVLESQGRVAKHWNMAFFTSGDSREPELAGILGATAGSFYTLLVTLALSFPIGVAAAVYLEEFAPKNRWTDILEVNINNLAAVPSIVFGLLGLAVFLSFFGLPRSSPLVGGLVLTLMTLPTIIIAGRASLQAVPPSIRDAALSVGASPMQAVFHHVLPLALPGMLTGTIIGMARALGETAPLLMVGMVAFVVDIPRRFTDPATVLPVQIYLWADSAERAFVERTSAAILVLLAFLIVMNATAVYLRNRFERRW; encoded by the coding sequence ATGAATAAACAAGTGACGTTGCCTTCTTCTGAATCCGTTTCGACCTCGTCTCGAACGGTAAAAATGGTGCAGGCCGGTCTGGCCAAACGTTACCGAGCGGAAAAAAGGTTTCGAACACTGGGGGCGGCCGCGGTGCTCTGTGCCTTAGCCTTTTTGGCTTTTATGTTTCTGGACATCCTTTCCAAGGGGTATACGGCCTTTCAGCGAACAGTTGTCTTGTTGGACATCTATGTGGACCCTGACGAGGTGCACGTGGGGAATCTGGATCGTGCCGATTACCAAGGTTTGGTGAAAAGGAGTCTTGAAAAGCTCTTTCCTGAAGTCGAAGGCAGGCAGCAAAAAAGGGAGCTCTTTAGCCTGGTCAGTACCGGAGCCGGAACGGTGGTGCGAGAAAAGGTCCTGGAAGACACATCGGTTATCGGCAAGACTCTTTCCCTCTGGGTTCCGGCCTCGGCGGATGTGGACATGGTGGTCAAGGGTCATGTGGATCGCCGACTTCCGGAATCGGAACGACGCCTGGGAGACCGAAGCCTTCAGTGGCTTCAGGTCCTGGAATCTCAAGGGCGTGTGGCGAAACATTGGAATATGGCGTTTTTTACTTCAGGAGATTCTCGAGAACCGGAACTGGCGGGTATTTTAGGAGCCACAGCGGGATCCTTTTACACCCTTTTGGTCACTTTGGCCCTGTCCTTTCCCATCGGCGTGGCGGCAGCCGTTTATTTGGAAGAATTTGCGCCTAAAAACCGCTGGACGGACATCCTCGAGGTCAACATCAACAACCTGGCGGCCGTCCCTTCCATTGTCTTTGGACTTCTCGGCCTCGCCGTTTTTCTCTCCTTTTTCGGTCTCCCACGATCTTCTCCCTTGGTGGGTGGCCTTGTGCTGACCCTTATGACCTTACCGACCATTATCATTGCCGGGCGAGCTTCTCTTCAGGCCGTGCCTCCATCCATTCGGGATGCGGCTTTGAGTGTCGGGGCTTCGCCCATGCAAGCCGTCTTTCACCATGTGTTGCCTTTGGCTCTTCCAGGCATGCTCACGGGAACCATCATCGGCATGGCGAGAGCTCTAGGGGAAACCGCGCCTTTGCTCATGGTGGGAATGGTTGCTTTTGTTGTGGATATTCCTCGAAGATTCACCGACCCAGCCACCGTCCTTCCTGTCCAAATCTATCTGTGGGCGGACAGTGCCGAACGTGCCTTTGTCGAAAGGACCTCGGCTGCCATCTTGGTGCTGCTGGCGTTCCTGATCGTCATGAATGCGACGGCGGTCTATTTGAGGAACCGATTTGAACGGCGTTGGTGA
- a CDS encoding PstS family phosphate ABC transporter substrate-binding protein has translation MKRLFCSVVALSMLFVFQTPSSAQARDYIFIVGSSTVYPFSTTVAEKFGKAYGFKTPKVESTGTGGGFKLFCAGVGVEHPDISNASRAIKKSELETCAQNGVKEIVEVKIGYDGIVLANSKKAPVMKLSRKDIFLALAAEIPDPKGGGAMVKNPHKTWKDVNPSLPDKKIEVLGPPPTSGTRDAFLELAMEEGASEIESMKALKKTDEKAFRKAVHSLREDGAWIDAGENDNLIVQKLLSNPDAVGVFGFSFLDQNTDKIQGAEVDGVAPTFETISAQKYTLSRPLFFYVKKAHVGSIPGIKEFVQEFTDDKAWGPQGYLADKGLIPLPESERASMREAARAMKPLAMQ, from the coding sequence ATGAAACGTTTATTTTGCTCAGTCGTCGCCCTTTCAATGCTTTTTGTATTTCAGACGCCCTCGAGTGCTCAAGCTCGGGATTATATCTTCATCGTGGGATCGTCCACCGTTTATCCTTTTTCCACAACAGTGGCAGAAAAGTTTGGAAAGGCTTATGGATTCAAGACGCCCAAGGTGGAATCCACGGGAACCGGCGGTGGTTTTAAGCTCTTTTGCGCAGGGGTTGGGGTGGAACACCCCGATATCAGCAACGCATCCCGGGCCATTAAAAAGTCAGAATTGGAAACATGTGCCCAAAATGGAGTGAAGGAAATCGTTGAGGTCAAGATCGGTTATGACGGCATTGTTTTGGCCAATAGCAAGAAAGCTCCGGTGATGAAGCTGTCTCGAAAGGACATCTTTTTGGCCTTGGCAGCCGAAATTCCAGATCCCAAAGGCGGAGGCGCCATGGTGAAAAACCCGCACAAGACCTGGAAAGACGTGAATCCTTCCCTGCCGGACAAGAAGATTGAGGTCCTTGGACCTCCTCCTACCTCTGGAACTCGAGACGCTTTCCTAGAATTGGCCATGGAAGAAGGAGCGTCCGAGATCGAATCCATGAAAGCCTTGAAGAAAACCGATGAAAAAGCTTTCAGAAAGGCTGTGCACAGCCTTCGAGAAGATGGTGCCTGGATTGATGCCGGGGAAAACGACAACCTTATCGTCCAAAAGCTTTTATCTAACCCGGATGCGGTCGGTGTTTTCGGGTTCAGTTTCCTGGATCAGAACACGGACAAGATTCAAGGAGCCGAAGTAGACGGTGTAGCTCCTACTTTTGAAACCATCTCCGCCCAAAAATACACCCTCTCAAGGCCCCTCTTCTTCTATGTCAAGAAAGCTCATGTGGGCAGCATTCCCGGCATTAAAGAATTTGTTCAGGAATTCACCGATGACAAAGCTTGGGGACCCCAAGGGTACTTGGCCGACAAAGGCTTGATTCCACTTCCGGAAAGTGAAAGGGCTTCCATGAGGGAAGCGGCCCGTGCGATGAAACCCTTGGCCATGCAATGA
- the pstB gene encoding phosphate ABC transporter ATP-binding protein PstB — protein MDAFVNTKSFKILKDPRQGDHVVAGDDDKKEKEPLKPSTATVGDIHVADPRMTCRHVNVFYGEKRAIRDVSIDIGRNEVLAMIGPSGCGKSTFLRCLNRMNDTIEGCRVTGTITLDGQDIYDPALDVVLLRAQVGMVFQKPNPFPKSIYDNVAYGPKIHGLAQSREELDEIVETSLRKAGLWEEVKDRLHQSGTSLSGGQQQRLCIARAIAVNPEVILMDEPCSALDPIATGRIEDLMHELRAQYSIVIVTHSMQQAARVSQRTAFFHMGDLIEVGPTDRIFTRPCHKLTEDYITGRFG, from the coding sequence ATGGATGCTTTTGTGAATACGAAAAGTTTCAAGATTTTGAAGGACCCGAGGCAGGGGGATCATGTGGTGGCCGGAGATGATGATAAGAAGGAAAAAGAGCCTCTAAAGCCTTCCACAGCTACGGTGGGAGATATCCATGTGGCTGATCCTCGCATGACGTGCCGCCATGTGAACGTCTTCTACGGGGAAAAGAGAGCCATTCGGGATGTTTCCATAGACATCGGCCGAAACGAGGTGCTGGCCATGATCGGTCCTTCTGGATGCGGCAAGTCCACGTTTCTTCGATGCCTGAACCGCATGAACGACACCATCGAAGGGTGCCGTGTCACAGGGACGATTACCCTGGATGGGCAGGACATTTACGATCCGGCCTTGGACGTGGTCCTTCTGCGCGCTCAGGTGGGTATGGTTTTTCAAAAGCCGAACCCCTTTCCCAAGTCCATCTACGACAATGTGGCGTACGGTCCCAAAATTCATGGCCTGGCCCAAAGTCGGGAAGAACTGGATGAAATTGTAGAAACATCCCTTCGCAAAGCCGGCTTGTGGGAAGAAGTCAAAGATCGACTGCATCAGTCGGGAACCAGCCTTTCGGGAGGGCAACAACAGAGGCTGTGCATTGCCCGGGCCATTGCGGTGAATCCCGAAGTGATTTTAATGGATGAGCCTTGCTCGGCTTTGGATCCCATTGCTACGGGACGCATTGAAGACCTGATGCACGAGCTGCGCGCCCAGTACAGCATCGTCATTGTGACTCACTCCATGCAGCAGGCGGCTCGAGTGTCCCAACGGACGGCCTTTTTTCATATGGGGGATCTGATTGAAGTAGGACCCACGGACCGCATCTTTACGCGACCTTGCCACAAACTGACAGAAGATTACATCACGGGGCGCTTTGGCTAG
- a CDS encoding ABC transporter ATP-binding protein: protein MSAEEKRTPLLQVQNLSAWIGSTPVLQDVSFSVWSQQIVAMVGPNGAGKTTILKCVAGIIRPVLGEIVYDGKRIETLDVADIVALGLVYVPEGMSVFAEMSVLENLEVGGYLHRRRLDEKLRLVFCLFPELEEKKRQRAGALSGGEKRMVVLGRGLMAGARLLLLDDPFLGLSPKVVRRFCSAFQKLRKSGLTLLIAGQHVRRILRVADVAFLIEDGSVTLTGPGPEILRHHHVIQILFGNSQETSQSAP, encoded by the coding sequence ATGTCGGCCGAAGAAAAGAGAACACCTTTACTTCAGGTGCAGAACCTAAGTGCCTGGATCGGATCCACACCGGTGCTTCAGGATGTCTCCTTCAGTGTGTGGTCTCAGCAAATCGTCGCCATGGTCGGACCTAACGGAGCAGGAAAAACGACTATTTTAAAGTGTGTGGCCGGGATCATTCGACCTGTTCTCGGCGAGATCGTCTACGATGGAAAACGAATCGAAACCTTGGACGTAGCCGACATCGTCGCCCTAGGTCTTGTTTATGTTCCGGAAGGCATGAGTGTTTTTGCGGAAATGTCCGTGCTGGAAAATTTGGAGGTGGGGGGGTATCTGCATCGCCGACGTTTGGACGAAAAACTTCGATTGGTGTTTTGTCTTTTTCCGGAACTGGAGGAAAAAAAACGTCAGAGGGCCGGAGCTTTAAGCGGTGGAGAAAAACGCATGGTCGTGCTTGGCCGAGGCCTTATGGCCGGGGCTCGACTCTTGCTCTTGGACGATCCTTTTCTGGGGCTGAGCCCAAAGGTGGTGCGGCGTTTCTGCAGCGCCTTTCAAAAATTGCGAAAAAGCGGTCTGACCTTGCTCATCGCCGGGCAGCACGTCCGTCGCATTTTACGTGTAGCCGACGTGGCTTTCCTTATTGAAGATGGATCCGTAACCTTGACGGGTCCGGGTCCGGAAATTTTGCGCCACCACCATGTGATTCAGATTCTTTTCGGCAACTCTCAAGAAACTAGCCAAAGCGCCCCGTGA
- a CDS encoding ABC transporter ATP-binding protein: protein MKRVLEIHHLVVRFGTRTVLKDVSFAVHEGEIVSLIGPNGAGKTTLFNVVCGLVQASSGDVIFMGRPITGWAPYRVCQAGIARTFQIARPFPEMTAEENVLIAMWFGKGFAKSEPPVSDRDAALEWLCLVGLEEKRHTLGKELTLSEQRRLEVARALATRPSLLLLDEIAAGLSPYAVNQAAQLVLSLRERGMTIVLVDHFLNLTARVSDRLVALDQGEKIVEGSPHEVLHHPEVLSAYLGEREAPEEA from the coding sequence ATGAAACGTGTTCTGGAAATCCATCACCTGGTGGTGCGTTTCGGCACGCGCACCGTTTTAAAGGATGTCAGCTTTGCCGTGCATGAAGGCGAAATCGTCAGCCTCATCGGCCCAAACGGAGCAGGAAAAACAACCCTCTTCAACGTGGTCTGCGGCCTGGTGCAAGCTTCTTCGGGCGATGTGATCTTCATGGGACGGCCCATCACCGGATGGGCTCCTTATCGTGTGTGTCAAGCCGGCATTGCCCGGACGTTTCAAATTGCGCGTCCCTTTCCGGAAATGACCGCGGAAGAGAACGTGCTTATCGCCATGTGGTTCGGAAAGGGCTTTGCGAAAAGCGAGCCTCCCGTTTCGGACCGAGATGCGGCGCTGGAATGGCTTTGTTTGGTGGGGTTGGAAGAAAAAAGACACACGCTTGGAAAGGAACTGACCCTTTCCGAACAGCGGCGCCTGGAAGTGGCTCGTGCCTTGGCCACCCGCCCTTCCTTGCTTCTTTTGGATGAAATTGCTGCAGGACTCAGCCCTTATGCCGTCAATCAGGCGGCTCAACTGGTTCTTTCCTTGCGTGAACGCGGCATGACCATTGTCCTGGTGGATCATTTCTTGAACCTTACGGCCCGAGTCTCGGATCGCTTGGTAGCCTTGGATCAAGGGGAAAAAATCGTTGAAGGTTCTCCCCACGAAGTGCTCCACCATCCGGAAGTTCTATCGGCCTATCTGGGCGAACGGGAAGCACCCGAAGAGGCGTGA